One stretch of Portunus trituberculatus isolate SZX2019 chromosome 23, ASM1759143v1, whole genome shotgun sequence DNA includes these proteins:
- the LOC123507687 gene encoding uncharacterized protein LOC123507687 translates to MPCWTGSRPMYLHSRSPSTILDSLPFYPLDSFWEMTVFNHSLTKWKRSARYHHRPLRNFYEDLLEQTDASTSTCFTAPSTSLPLVLVRLVFLWPSLALEGDWETW, encoded by the exons ATGCCGTGCTGGACAGGATCAAGACCCATGTACTTACACTCAAGATCTCCAAGTACCATTTTGGATTCCCTTCCATTCTATCCCTTGGATTCATTTTGGGAGATGACTGTCTTCAACCACAGCCTGACAAAGTGGAAGCGCTCTGCAAGATATCACCATCGTCCACTTAGAAACTTCTACGAGGATTTATTGGAACA GACGGACGCTTCCACCTCTACCTGCTTCACGGCGCCGTCAACGAGTCTGCCTCTAGTGTTGGTGAGATTAGTGTTCCTCTGGCCCTCCCTCGCTCTGGAGGGAGACTGGGAGACTTGGTGA